Genomic window (Indicator indicator isolate 239-I01 chromosome 13, UM_Iind_1.1, whole genome shotgun sequence):
agctgctcagctATTTCCTGAAGGTCACTGATATGTAAACGACCTCAAACGCTTCACTACCGTTTTGGGTGGCAGAGAAGTCGAGGGTGAAGGGCAGGATTAGCAGGAACAGTTCTGTGCTGCGTGGCTGCTTTCAAGTGCATTGCTGTCCCACCTCCAAACCTCCCAGGAGCATCTTCAGGTATTCCAGGTACTTCTGTTCTGCCAATCCAGATCAGATGCGTGTCACAGGGGCAGAAATCACACCCGGATTTGATCTTTGATGCATTTCAGGGGAGCCTGGCAAGTAATTGTGGTCTGTTTCAACACCACCAAAGCATTCTAAATGGTATTTTACATTCACAGCCAACGTGGCATTTAATAGTGGAGCTAAATAACTACCCAGGCTAAATGTTCTCTGCTCTGATTCAAATAcaggcatattttttttttccccccaacataaGTGGAGACAATTTTTAACTGTGGAGAAGCAGGTAGTGAAGTAAGGGCGTGTTGTAATTACTACTGGGTGTAGTAGTTAGCAATTGTGTCTGTGTTAACTTCGGGGACTCTGCTCTGAGCCTCTCCCCTCCCGGCAGTGCCAGGGACTGTGGTGGGGGCATTTTTTTGAGGCACAAGATTTGCAGGGTGATGTAATTTGTCAGAATTGACGGTTTATGTCCTATTTTCCTAGCAAAAACCTGCTCCTTTCCCCCTAGCTCTTGGTaagcaggcagcaaagcagccccagctgccgCGTCCCCGGCTCTCGCTGAGCAGCAGGTGTTGGGACACAGCCTCAGGGGCGGCACAGGGCGAGGGCAGGGTCCTTGCCACGGACATCAActcaaaggttttttttcccctgtgtggAAGGTTTCGTCCGTTCCTCCAGCGAAATCCCCAGGGTTGCCGTGGTTAGGAATCGCATGGACAGGAAAACTGCGCAGAGCGCCTGGAGGCTGGACCCGAGCTGGCCTGGATGTGACTCCTGCCCGCACTGCGCAAGAATTTTTGTCAGCACTGAGGTAAACAGATTCGAATTTTGCCGAGGTGTGACTTCAGTTGCTCTCGCCGAGCCCCCGGCTCCTCGCAGATAGCGCAGCTACCGCCAGCCGCGCCCGACCGGCTTCGCCTGGTTCCCGTTTCCCCGAAGCCGGGCGGACCGGGCGGGAACCGGGCCGCCCCTCCCCGACCAGCTCCCGCCTCTCCTTGccctgcctttcccttcccGCCGCCCGCTACCTGGGGGCGGAGGGCAGGGGCGTGGCccagcggcggggccgggccgtgGCGGGGCAGCCCGGCGCAGCACCGCCGTGGCCGGTGGCGGAGCGCTGCGGAGAGGTTGCTCCTCCGCCTCAGCTGAGCCGCAGGTGGTGCGGGCAGGCGGCGGCCGTGCCCCACGGCCCTGGGGGCGCTGCCATGAGGTGAGGCCCGGGACGCTGCGGGCGGGACCGGTACGAACCGGGAACGGGCCCTCCCCTCGCCAGGCGGCCCAGCGCGGGCTCCTCGCAGGTAGCGGAGCCCCAGGCCGCGGGCGGGAAGCGCGGGCTGGGGGCGGGTGCGAGCCGTGAGTGTTTCTGCCgcccctcctctccttttccctccgCCGCCCGGCCCGCGCTCGCCCGGCGCCGGTGGGGCTGCCGCGGCCTGACGAACGTTTTGCTGATTGCTTCTCCCCTTTGGCGAACTGCAGGgagcgggcggcggcggggagcgGCGTTGGGCCGGAGGCGCTGCCGGGACCCGAGGAGCGGGCGATGGATGGCGAGGCCTTGTTCTCCGACGAGAAGGCGGCGGCGCCGCGTTTGAAGAGGAGATCGACCCCCCGGCCCCAACCCCTCGCCTGGAGCAAAGCCCGGCCTCAGTCGTACCAGAGCCCCAACGGGGTGCTTTTCACCGACTTCCCCGTGGAGGACAGGTGCACCTTCACCGTGACTCAACCCGCCGGTACCGTCAGCACCTGCCCGCGCAGCGCAGCGCTGCGGAGGGGCCCTTCGTGTTTGAGCGCCGGCAAGGGATCCGTGTCCAACGGCGAGATGCGGCCTCCAACCCGTAACGCGATCTCTCCGGAGCGGCCCTCCCAGGTGCTCGCTGTGGTCTCGGACAGTTCTGTCGGGCTTACTGCCAACGGCACCGTTCCGTCAGCGGGAAGCCGACCGGGTCACCCCCTGAGGATCTGCAGCCAGTCCGCGCTCACCCCGCAGCAGGAGCAGATCGCTTTTGCAGCCAGCCCACAGCCTTCGCCTTACCCCGGGAACGGCGACGCGGCCGCGCTGCCCTCGCAATGCAGCAGGGTGGCCAAAACAGCGGAGAAAATGCCTCCGGCGACCCCCGCGAGGTCCCGGGCTGTGTCCCCAGAGGAAGGAGTAACCCCTTCGAGCCCGGGGTCCCCTCAGGAGGAGCCCCCGGAGCAGCAGCCCGTGGTGCTGAGCACTCACAGCCTCGCCGCTCTCAAAGTGGGCACGCAGCAGATCATTCCCAAGGGCTTGGCTTCTGAAATCAAGGTGACGAGCAAAGCCAGCGGCCGGAACGCGGAGACCAGCAAGAGGGTGCTGAAGGTTCGCAGCATGGTGGAGAGCCTCAGCCTGCCTTTAGTGGCCGATGCTGAGGAGGAGGTCGAGGGTGAACTGGACAGCCCAGGGACCCTGCGGCGTGGCCTGAGGTCGACATCTTACCGCAGAGCTGTGGTGAGCGGTGTGGACTTCGACAGCTCTTTgaactttaagaaaaaaaacagaatgtCCCAGCCCATCCTTAAAGCGGTTGTTGAAGACAAAGAGAAATTTTCCAGCCTGGGGAGGATAAAGGTAAGTTGTGCTGCTCGGTGACACTGTTTTGAATGGTGTAGCCTCGCAGGAGTGTGATTTGCACTTTCCCCTTTTTCTATAAATGCAGGTTTggggtatttttcttttttcagtttggtttttgcTCCCACAAAACTTTTCGTAGTTGAGTCTCGTAGCTCACCTATTAGTGGTGTTTTCAAAATACAGTGGTGGAGGCTTCAGGGACATGGTTCTATTGAAATCAGTGTTGATGGCAGTCCCACACTTGCATTTCCTGCTGGATTCCTCAGCACACCGAGGTTTGCTTTCACAATCGAATTAGTGTTTTAAAACCTGTTTCCCAGAAAGTagtaaacagagaaaaaaaaagcatcgaCTTAAAGTCTGCCTGCTAGACAGACAGGGAGGAAGTTCACTTTTTCTGTCTTGCTCCTGAGATACTTTATACTGGTTTTAAAATCAAGATTTTTAAATTGATAGAGGCTACTTGGGGTATCTCTTTATAGCTTCATTCCGTTGCCTGCAAATGAGAGCAGAATGCCTGGTTTTAATTCTTGGCTGTAATGCCTTAGGAGCAGTAGATTTATATTGACTGTTAATGTATTTAAACTATAAAGACATACTGAAAATAATCTTCAACATCCCACGTTGTCAtcctgtatttctttctttttaaagatgtTACTTAAAAGTATTGGTAGATTCCAGGGCGGAGGGGGAGTTGTCTAGCGTTATGTAATTAAGTACTCCAGGCTAAGGGCCAGTGCTGTagttattaaatatttatcaaCTTCGTGACGCTTTTCAGCCAGAGTAAAAATCATGGGTTTGGAGGAGGCTTTTGTGGAAATGCTACAAGTGGTGAATTTGTGGAAGTACTACAAGTGGTGAAATAGGAATGGATCAAATAGCGACTTAGTGCTGAGTAGGAAGGtggtttgtttcagtttggttttggtaAAGGACTTTTCAGTAGTTTGAAACAGGAGGACACGGCGAGGTCCTATCCTCAACACACAACTCTTCTTGCTAGTAGCACTTTTTTAAAACAGACTTCTCAGACCGTAAGACCTGCAGTGAAACAGCTGTTTGACTTCAAAGGTTTGTTATGGTCTCCAAACGCCAGTTTACGAAGTGCTTCATGTGGCTGTGCATTGCAGAGTGTGTGGaaagaggcagctgctgggtcGTGCATCTGGTAAAGCCCAGTGACAGTGGGGTGAGCTGAAAAATTCACTGAACTCTTGTAAAGCTGGCATGCTGGTCTTCTGAAAGATAGGGAAAATTAAGCATATTTTGGGCAAATACATATAAagagtgtgtgtgagagagcAGCTTTCCCCTTTCTATGCTGAAACAGTTGTTTGCATGAGTACTTGCCCAGTGTCAGGAGTTTGTAGGTGAAGGCCTGTTAATTTGGTGCCTAAGcatcaaataaaacaaattcctGCTACAGTTGGTTATTTTGTGTTCTGCTTTTAATGtgtgtttatttctttctgtcaaAATTACCAgaagaaaatgctgaagggacaAGGGACATTTGATGGGGAAGGTAAGCCTTTTTCTGTGCAGACTTGATAATATGCTCAGTCATAAGAGAAATAATGTGCAGGTTCACTTTGTGTGCTTCCTCTGTCTGTAGGCAAAGACTAAATACCTTGGTTTTCACTAAAATGTGGAACAGGAGCTTTGGCGTTAGACATTCTGTTTTAAAGAATATATAATGGCAGGTTAAAAATGGGCTTGGTTTGAAGGGCTTCTTCGCAGCTCCAACTCCTGCGCCTCCTAAAAGATGAACTGGGTGATGTGTTTATCTCAGCCTAAACAGGTGAGGTGTGTTCCTCCAGCTGGGACTTGTTCCCTGTGACTCCTTCCAGGGGCAAGATGAGCTGTTGTGGACCAGCTCATGGGTTTGGGGTCATCACTTGCAGCAGACTCTGAGTTTTTGGGTCATGCAGTGATTCCTCTTTCCCTCATAAGGCAAGAACGCTGGGGTGAGTTCTTTGACTTTGTAatcctttgttttcttgctgCCTAGGCTTCAAGTTAAAGTGTCAGAAAAACACTGTCCTTGTATttacttttttgtgtgttgctcACTGATTCTGGGCTTGGCCAAGTTTGCTTCTTTTCCCAATATTTCAACaagaaaaattcttccctggcTATAAGTTCATAGAAGTTTCATTCTAATAACTGCTACTCTCCTGGCTTTTCTCTTAATGCCTCCTTATGgtcatctctgctgctgttacCTTCCTTTAACTCTTGTTTCTATTTTCAGAACTTCCCACTGTTCTATTTTTATTGCCCCCAATCTCActcttatttttttgtcttttctcacACTGTCTCCTGGTGATGTTTTCTGGATTCTCTTCCAATGGCTTCCTTCTATCTTGGCTATCTTGGACTGATCCCAGCTAATGATTTTCTCTGTAATGCCTCTTGGAATTCAATTGCTGTACACAGTTTCCTGGCTTAGAAGTGTCTAAACTCTATGGACACATCCCAAGGATCAGATAGAAAGGGCCAGACCTGTTTGTGCTCTGTGGGAGTGGGACAGATGCACCCAGCCCAGGGAGGAACCTCAGGAACTGCAGCTGTATGAAGCAGCCAAACCCT
Coding sequences:
- the ARHGEF26 gene encoding rho guanine nucleotide exchange factor 26 yields the protein MDRKTAQSAWRLDPSWPGCDSCPHCARIFVSTERSYRQPRPTGFAWFPFPRSRADRAGTGPPLPDQLPPLLALPFPSRRPLPGGGGQGRGPAAGPGRGGAARRSTAVAGGGALRRGCSSASAEPQVVRAGGGRAPRPWGRCHEVRPGTLRAGPVRTGNGPSPRQAAQRGLLAGSGAPGRGREARAGGGCEPERAAAGSGVGPEALPGPEERAMDGEALFSDEKAAAPRLKRRSTPRPQPLAWSKARPQSYQSPNGVLFTDFPVEDRCTFTVTQPAGTVSTCPRSAALRRGPSCLSAGKGSVSNGEMRPPTRNAISPERPSQVLAVVSDSSVGLTANGTVPSAGSRPGHPLRICSQSALTPQQEQIAFAASPQPSPYPGNGDAAALPSQCSRVAKTAEKMPPATPARSRAVSPEEGVTPSSPGSPQEEPPEQQPVVLSTHSLAALKVGTQQIIPKGLASEIKVTSKASGRNAETSKRVLKVRSMVESLSLPLVADAEEEVEGELDSPGTLRRGLRSTSYRRAVVSGVDFDSSLNFKKKNRMSQPILKAVVEDKEKFSSLGRIKKMLKGQGTFDGEENAVLYQNYKEKALDIDSDEESEPREQKSDEKVVFHYKPLRSTWSQLSVVKKNGLSEAISQEERKRQEAIFEVISSEHSYLLSLEILIRMFKNSRELSLTMTKTESHHLFSNITDVYEASKKFFTELEARHQNSIFIDDISDIVEKHSSSTFDPYVKYCTNEVYQQRTLQKLLATNPAFKEALSRIEAHEDCRSLPMISFLILPMQRVTRLPLLMDTICQKTPKDSSKYENCKRALKEVSKLVRLCNEGARKMERTEMMYTINSQLEFKIKPFPLVSSSRWLVKRGELTAYVEEPGLFSKRTSKQQLYFFLFNDVLIITKKKSEESYNVTDYSLREQLVVQQCDSEDLTSSPVKNTSTMLYLRQSSTAHLFRLAVLSNHAGERVELLLGTETQSDRARWITALGQDRDGQTTDRTTLTQVEITRTYTAKQSDELSLQVADVVLVYQKVTDGWYEGERLRDGERGWFPRECAKEITCRATLDKNMERMGRLLGLETNV